A region of Lycium barbarum isolate Lr01 chromosome 3, ASM1917538v2, whole genome shotgun sequence DNA encodes the following proteins:
- the LOC132632498 gene encoding uncharacterized protein LOC132632498 gives MGSQHQKMHHSSYICTEESRNWHASWIVQRILKATKYFTLAGYSMTDVQAMQNFSTKPLYVKLRGQFQKVTWRRDGLNKWSVTGDQQRPLCESTDESMDHLFFLCDFSSQVWDKLPSWRGIRRFSRRWDEEFTWEEQHVTGKTPQAAVYRMVLAAAMHYVWRGRNQRIFQRKKQIVNLLMKLTIQEVHQRANIKPHIAR, from the exons ATGGGATCACAACATCAAAAGATGCATCATTCCTCGTACATATGTACTGAAGAGTCGAGAAATTGGCAT GCTTCCTGGATTGTTCAGAGGATTCTCAAGGCTACTAAGTATTTTACTCTAGCTGGATACTCCATGACTGATGTTCAGGCAATGCAAAATTTCTCAACTAAACCGCTTTATGTTAAGCTCAGGGGACAGTTCCAGAAGGTGACATGGAGGAG AGATGGGCTCAACAAGTGGAGTGTGACCGGTGACCAACAACGCCCTTTATGTGAATCCACAGATGAAAGTATGGACCATTTGTTTTTCCTGTGTGACTTTTCATCTCAGGTTTGGGACAAGCTTCCCTCGTGGAGGGGCATCAGGAGGTTCTCTAGAAGATGGGATGAGGAGTTTACTTGGGAAGAGCAACATGTCACGGGCAAAACACCTCAGGCTGCAGTGTATCGAATGGTGCTAGCAGCTGCAATGCATTATGTGTGGAGAGGGAGGAACCAAAGGATTTTCCAGCGGAAGAAACAAATTGTCAACTTGCTCATGAAGTTGACCATCCAGGAGGTGCACCAAAGAGCAAACATCAAGCCGCATATAGCGAGATAG
- the LOC132632499 gene encoding monooxygenase 2-like, translated as MEREEDIVIVGAGIAGLATCLGLHRLGLRSIVLESADSLRATGFALSLWTNAWRALDALGIGDSLRQRSLFITGFKSFSAESGAPIKEVSLVENNCVEYESRRVRRKDLLEKLANELPGGTIRYSSKVDSIEESGPMKLVHLADGSTIRTKVLIGCDGVNSVVANWLGLQKPVNSGRSAIRGFVEYPDKHGYEPKFHAYFGGGVRFGFLPSDDKSLYWFCTFTPSVVHFDGNPEQDPMKLKQFVLNKASNVSKELCTVIERTTLDSISCVQLKLRLPWNVLMGNILRNNVCVVGDALHPMTPDLGQGGCSALEDSVVIAKCLGEALVKPITDGRIEQEEEEFMKIRKGLEKYAKERRWRSFLFISAAYLAGFIQESGSKVISFLREHFLAGVTISVTLRIANFDCGRLAVS; from the exons ATGGAGAGAGAAGAGGATATTGTAATTGTGGGTGCTGGCATAGCTGGTCTTGCTACTTGTTTGGGACTTCACAG GCTGGGGCTGCGGAGTATCGTGTTGGAATCAGCAGATTCGCTGCGAGCTACTGGATTTGCACTGTCGTTGTGGACTAACGCCTGGAGAGCTTTGGATGCACTGGGCATTGGGGACTCTCTTAGACAACGTTCCTTATTCATTACAGG GTTCAAAAGTTTCTCAGCGGAATCAGGTGCACCTATCAAGGAGGTGTCACTCGTGGAGAATAATTG TGTGGAGTATGAAAGTCGTCGCGTGAGAAGAAAAGACCTGTTGGAGAAATTAGCTAATGAACTGCCTGGAGGCACTATTAGATATTCTTCCAAGGTTGATTCCATTGAAGAATCTGGACCAATGAAATTGGTACATCTTGCAGATGGTTCCACTATTAGAACCAAG GTCTTAATTGGATGTGATGGAGTCAATTCTGTGGTGGCAAACTGGCTTGGGCTTCAGAAACCTGTCAATTCTGGGCGGTCTGCAATTAGAGGCTTTGTTGAGTATCCGGACAAACATGGTTATGAGCCCAAGTTCCATGCGTATTTTGGAGGTGGAGTTCGGTTTGGCTTTCTTCCTAGTGATGACAAGAGTTTGTATTGGTTTTGCACATTCACGCCATCTGTTGTACATT TTGATGGAAATCCAGAACAAGATCCAATGAAATTGAAGCAATTTGTGTTGAACAAGGCCAGTAATGTGTCTAAAGAACTCTGCACCGTTATAGAGAGAACTACACTAGACTCTATATCTTGTGTACAGCTGAAATTGAGATTGCCATGGAATGTTTTGATGGGGAATATTTTGAGAAATAACGTTTGCGTGGTAGGTGATGCCCTTCATCCCATGACTCCAGATCTTGGTCAAGGTGGATGTTCTGCCTTAGAGGACAGTGTTGTTATCGCAAAGTGCCTCGGAGAAGCTTTGGTAAAACCGATAACAGATGGAAGAATTGAACAAGAAGAAGAGGAATTTATGAAGATTAGAAAAGGCCTTGAGAAGTATGCTAAAGAGAGGAGATGGAGAAGTTTTTTATTCATCAGTGCAGCCTATTTAGCTGGATTTATACAAGAGAGTGGTAGCAAGGTAATCAGCTTCTTAAGAGAACATTTTTTGGCTGGAGTCACTATATCAGTTACACTAAGAATTGCTAACTTCGACTGTGGAAGACTAGCTGTTTCTTGA